A DNA window from Hymenobacter aquaticus contains the following coding sequences:
- a CDS encoding OmpA family protein, protein MKTLRSYFAMMLAVLLLGTNYAQAQTTTTEKKPWSKTAKGAIIGGLGGAAGGAVLGRVIGGKSGTAKGAIIGAAVGGGAGALIGRRMDKQAAELKKEMAGARVERVGEGIKITFDSGLLFAKNSAALTSTAQDNIMELAKTLIKYNDTNVIVEGHTDTSGSDAINDPLSQRRAQAVANYAQQQGVDASRFTVTGYGSKQPVADNSTEAGRIANRRVEVAIFANEKLKKAAEKGQI, encoded by the coding sequence ATGAAAACCCTTCGTTCGTATTTCGCAATGATGCTGGCAGTGCTGCTGCTGGGCACTAATTATGCCCAGGCACAGACGACTACCACGGAAAAGAAGCCTTGGAGCAAAACGGCTAAAGGCGCTATCATCGGTGGTTTGGGTGGCGCGGCCGGTGGTGCCGTATTGGGCCGCGTAATCGGCGGTAAGTCGGGTACGGCCAAAGGCGCCATCATTGGTGCCGCCGTTGGTGGCGGTGCCGGGGCCCTGATTGGCCGTCGGATGGACAAGCAGGCTGCCGAGCTGAAAAAGGAAATGGCCGGTGCTCGTGTAGAGCGGGTAGGTGAAGGCATCAAAATCACCTTCGATTCGGGCCTGTTGTTTGCCAAGAACTCGGCTGCCCTGACCTCGACGGCCCAGGACAACATCATGGAGCTGGCTAAAACCCTCATCAAGTACAACGACACCAACGTCATCGTGGAAGGCCACACCGATACCAGCGGTTCGGACGCCATCAACGACCCTCTGTCGCAGCGCCGGGCCCAGGCCGTGGCCAACTACGCCCAGCAGCAAGGGGTAGACGCTTCGCGCTTCACGGTAACGGGCTACGGCTCGAAGCAGCCGGTAGCCGACAACTCGACCGAAGCTGGCCGGATTGCTAACCGCCGCGTGGAGGTTGCCATCTTCGCCAACGAAAAGCTGAAGAAAGCGGCCGAGAAAGGCCAGATCTAA